In Streptomyces hawaiiensis, one genomic interval encodes:
- a CDS encoding cold-shock protein: MAKGTVKWFNSEKGFGFIEQEGGGPDVFAHYSNIASQGFRELQEGQKVEFDVTQGQKGPQAENIRPA, translated from the coding sequence ATGGCCAAGGGCACTGTGAAGTGGTTCAACAGCGAGAAGGGCTTCGGCTTCATCGAGCAGGAGGGCGGCGGCCCCGACGTCTTCGCCCACTACTCGAACATCGCCAGCCAGGGTTTCCGCGAGCTGCAGGAGGGCCAGAAGGTCGAGTTCGACGTCACGCAGGGCCAGAAGGGCCCGCAGGCGGAGAACATCCGCCCCGCCTGA
- a CDS encoding TerD family protein: MSGGSRTVRKAEVRLKWDPSHWEQPPHHLDIIATTYSTDAPYGRPVYVVHFDCRSPDGTINMSRHSQTGQGFGYVEVMTLELDRLAPSFARVVVGVAIHQDSGLKTFGDLSNAGVLVVEGYQELLKDDFAQVSGSTAATVAEFTRDPSGAWKFHEMVRGFDSDPVIFTTEMGSAPQF; encoded by the coding sequence GTGAGTGGCGGCAGCCGGACAGTGAGGAAGGCCGAAGTACGGCTCAAGTGGGATCCGAGTCACTGGGAGCAGCCACCGCACCACCTCGACATCATCGCCACGACGTACTCGACGGATGCCCCCTACGGGCGGCCTGTGTACGTCGTCCATTTCGACTGCCGATCACCGGACGGCACCATCAACATGAGCCGGCACAGCCAGACCGGGCAGGGCTTCGGTTACGTCGAAGTGATGACCTTGGAGCTCGATCGACTCGCTCCCTCCTTCGCACGGGTGGTCGTAGGCGTGGCCATCCACCAGGACAGCGGCCTCAAGACCTTCGGCGACCTGTCGAACGCCGGAGTGCTGGTTGTCGAGGGGTACCAGGAGCTCCTGAAGGACGACTTCGCCCAGGTCTCCGGATCCACTGCGGCGACGGTGGCCGAGTTCACCCGGGATCCTTCCGGAGCCTGGAAGTTCCATGAGATGGTCCGAGGGTTCGACAGCGACCCCGTGATCTTCACAACGGAGATGGGCAGCGCCCCACAGTTCTGA
- a CDS encoding ribonuclease J — translation MSHPHPELKAAPPLPDGGLRVTALGGLGEIGRNMTVFEHAGKLLIVDCGVLFPEENQPGVDVILPDFTSIRDRLDDIVAVVLTHGHEDHIGAVPYLLRERSDIPLVGSKLTLAFIEAKLKEHGIRPRTVRVREGDRRGFGPFDCEFVAVNHSIPDSLAVALRTGAGMVLHTGDFKMDQFPLDDRITDLRAFARLGEEGVDLFLTDSTNAEVPGFTTSERELNPAIEQVMRTAPRRVIVSSFASHVHRIQQVLDAAHQHGRKVAFVGRSMVRNMGIARDLGYLKVPSNLIVNTKELEKLPDHKITLVCTGSQGEPMAALSRMANRDHQIRIGKGDTVLLASSLIPGNENAIYRVINGLTRWGANVVHKGNAKVHVSGHASAGELVYCYNIVRPRNVMPVHGEFRHLRANADLAIRTGVDPDRVVIAEDGVVVDLVDGRASITGKVPAGNVYVDGMEVGGATEASLKDRVTLAQEGVITVVAIVDADTGGLAEAPDFLARGFVHDETTFEPVIPIIEKTLATAAEEGVGDAHQLEQLIARAVANWAFRTHRRRPLIIPVIIDA, via the coding sequence ATGAGCCATCCGCACCCAGAACTCAAAGCCGCCCCGCCCCTGCCTGACGGAGGACTGAGGGTCACCGCCCTGGGTGGCTTGGGCGAAATCGGCCGGAACATGACCGTCTTCGAGCATGCCGGCAAGCTGCTCATCGTGGACTGCGGTGTGCTGTTCCCGGAAGAGAACCAGCCCGGCGTGGACGTGATCCTTCCCGACTTCACCTCTATCCGGGACCGCCTCGACGACATCGTCGCCGTCGTCCTCACCCACGGCCACGAAGACCACATCGGCGCCGTGCCCTATCTGCTGCGGGAGCGGTCCGACATCCCCCTCGTCGGCTCCAAGCTCACCCTCGCCTTCATCGAGGCCAAGCTCAAGGAGCACGGGATCAGGCCCCGCACGGTCCGCGTGCGCGAGGGCGACCGACGCGGCTTCGGCCCCTTCGACTGCGAGTTCGTAGCAGTCAACCACTCCATCCCGGACAGCCTCGCGGTGGCCCTGCGCACCGGAGCCGGGATGGTGCTGCACACCGGTGACTTCAAGATGGACCAGTTCCCCCTGGACGACCGCATCACCGATCTGCGCGCCTTCGCCCGCCTCGGTGAGGAGGGCGTGGACCTGTTCCTCACCGACTCCACCAACGCCGAGGTCCCCGGCTTCACCACCTCCGAACGCGAACTGAACCCCGCGATCGAACAGGTGATGCGCACCGCACCGCGGCGGGTCATCGTCTCCAGCTTCGCGAGCCACGTGCACCGCATCCAGCAAGTCCTGGACGCCGCCCACCAGCACGGCCGCAAGGTGGCCTTCGTGGGCCGCTCCATGGTTCGCAACATGGGCATCGCCCGCGATCTGGGCTACCTCAAGGTGCCGTCCAACCTGATCGTGAACACCAAGGAGCTGGAGAAGCTCCCTGACCACAAGATCACTCTGGTGTGCACCGGATCCCAGGGCGAACCGATGGCCGCCCTGTCCCGGATGGCCAACCGCGACCACCAGATCCGCATCGGCAAGGGCGACACCGTCCTGCTCGCCAGCTCCCTCATCCCCGGCAACGAGAACGCCATCTACCGGGTGATCAACGGTCTGACCCGGTGGGGCGCCAACGTCGTCCACAAGGGCAACGCCAAGGTGCACGTCTCCGGCCACGCCAGCGCCGGCGAACTCGTCTACTGCTACAACATCGTCCGGCCCCGCAACGTCATGCCCGTGCACGGCGAGTTCCGTCACCTGAGGGCCAACGCCGACCTCGCCATCCGCACCGGCGTCGACCCCGACCGGGTCGTCATCGCCGAGGACGGTGTCGTCGTCGACCTCGTCGACGGCCGCGCCTCCATCACCGGCAAAGTGCCCGCGGGCAACGTCTACGTGGACGGCATGGAAGTCGGCGGCGCCACCGAAGCGTCCCTCAAGGACCGGGTCACCCTCGCCCAGGAGGGCGTCATCACGGTCGTGGCGATCGTCGATGCCGACACCGGCGGGCTGGCCGAGGCCCCTGACTTCCTGGCCCGCGGCTTCGTCCACGACGAGACCACGTTCGAGCCGGTGATCCCCATCATCGAAAAGACGTTGGCCACCGCCGCCGAGGAAGGCGTCGGCGACGCCCACCAGCTCGAACAGCTCATCGCCCGCGCCGTGGCCAACTGGGCCTTCCGCACCCACCGCCGCAGGCCGCTGATCATCCCCGTCATCATCGACGCCTGA
- a CDS encoding spermidine synthase, whose product MGLRLEEIDWQPTPIGDISLRRRRHPVSGDDVYEVKLGDEFLMSSLFTTGEIALTELALAELPDTELDVAVGGLGLGYTAQAALDDPRVRSLTVIDALAEVIDWHQRHLVPLGARLTSDDRCRLVHGDFFGLVTDPRGLDIEEPGRRFHAILLDVDHSPRHVLHPRHAALYQPDGLRALAAHLHPGGVFALWSNDPPDDQFTSALTEVFAQAAAHVVDFDNPLQGGTSANTVYLADKAPNSP is encoded by the coding sequence ATGGGCCTGCGCCTGGAGGAGATCGACTGGCAGCCGACACCGATCGGCGACATCAGTCTGCGCCGACGCCGCCACCCGGTATCGGGAGACGACGTATACGAGGTGAAACTCGGCGACGAGTTCCTGATGTCCAGCCTCTTCACCACCGGCGAGATCGCCCTCACCGAACTGGCCCTGGCGGAACTGCCGGACACCGAACTGGACGTAGCCGTGGGCGGACTCGGACTCGGCTACACCGCCCAGGCTGCCCTGGACGACCCCCGGGTGCGCTCGCTGACCGTGATCGACGCGCTCGCCGAAGTCATCGACTGGCACCAACGGCACCTGGTGCCCCTCGGAGCCCGGCTCACGTCCGACGACCGCTGCCGCCTGGTCCACGGCGACTTCTTCGGGTTGGTGACCGACCCCCGCGGTCTGGACATCGAGGAGCCGGGCCGTCGCTTCCACGCCATCCTGCTGGACGTCGACCATTCACCGCGCCATGTGCTCCACCCGCGCCACGCGGCGCTCTACCAGCCCGACGGGCTCCGCGCTCTCGCCGCTCACCTCCACCCCGGCGGGGTGTTCGCCCTGTGGTCCAACGACCCGCCTGACGACCAATTCACCTCCGCGCTCACCGAAGTCTTCGCACAAGCAGCGGCCCATGTCGTCGACTTCGACAACCCCCTGCAAGGCGGCACCTCGGCCAACACCGTCTACCTGGCCGACAAGGCACCGAACTCGCCGTAG